A genomic region of Ovis aries strain OAR_USU_Benz2616 breed Rambouillet chromosome 20, ARS-UI_Ramb_v3.0, whole genome shotgun sequence contains the following coding sequences:
- the TREML1 gene encoding trem-like transcript 1 protein isoform X1 — MGPKLLLLLLLGLVGQGSTGSLPELLQAPKGSSILVQCHYRLQDVKAQKVWCQVLPEGCQPLVTSAVNRGAPAGSRVFLTDLGGGLLQVEMLALREEDAGEYACVVEGLSGPQTVHRVTLDVLPAAPGLKEEEEEIHQDGTLGESSSLDSVNSGSPLDTSQDKKSRPWIWGAVFLLGLLVMVAVVLLAVMVKRKGNRFAVGGQFQSSGISNTAPSSVVHHISDSGLAVDLPSDVPYVKLDSPPSFDDTTYTNLPPDSLSGKLLPLEPPSVAPLPPKVEISSKPVTYATVIFPGKGKSGEAACEPAQEPPNSQAPPS; from the exons ATGGGCCCCaaactgctcctgctgctgctcctgggaCTAGTAG GCCAGGGCTCGACAGGCAGCCTCCCGGAGCTGCTGCAGGCGCCCAAGGGGAGCTCCATCCTGGTGCAGTGCCACTACCGACTCCAGGATGTCAAGGCACAAAAGGTGTGGTGCCAGGTCCTGCCAGAGGGATGCCAGCCCTTGGTGACATCAGCTGTGAATCGCGGGGCCCCAGCTGGCAGCCGCGTATTTCTCACCGACCTGGGGGGCGGCCTGCTCCAGGTGGAGATGCTTGCCCTGCGGGAGGAGGATGCTGGAGAGTATGCCTGTGTGGTGGAGGGCCTCTCGGGGCCCCAGACTGTGCACAGGGTCACTCTGGATGTGCTTCCTGCAG CTCCTGGcctgaaagaggaggaggaggagatccATCAGGATGGGACTCTGGGTGAGAGCTCCTCTTTGGACTCTGTAAACAGCGGCAGCCCTTTGGATACCAGCCAGGATAAGAAGAG CAGACCCTGGATTTGGGGTGCTGTGTTCCTGCTGGGCCTGCTGGTGATGGTGGCGGTGGTGCTGCTTGCTGTGATGGTCAAAAGGAAAG GAAACAGGTTTGCTGTCGGTGGACAATTTCAGAGCAGCGGAATCTCAAACACG GCTCCCTCCTCAGTGGTCCACCACATCAGTGACTCTGGACTGGCTGTTGATTTACCATCAGATGTACCATATGTCAAGCTTGACTCACCACCTTCCTTTGATGATACCACTTACACTAACCTTCCTCCTGATTCCCTGTCAGGGAAACTCCTACCCCTAGAACCACCCTCTGTGGCCCCTCTGCCTCCTAAGGTTGAGATCAGCTCCAAGCCTGTGACATACGCTACAGTCATCTTCCCTGGAAAGGGCAAGAGTGGAGAAGCCGCCTGCGAGCCAGCCCAGGAGCCGCCTAATAGCCAGGCTCCACCCAGCTGA
- the TREML1 gene encoding trem-like transcript 1 protein isoform X2 — protein MGPKLLLLLLLGLVGQGSTGSLPELLQAPKGSSILVQCHYRLQDVKAQKVWCQVLPEGCQPLVTSAVNRGAPAGSRVFLTDLGGGLLQVEMLALREEDAGEYACVVEGLSGPQTVHRVTLDVLPAAPGLKEEEEEIHQDGTLGESSSLDSVNSGSPLDTSQDKKRPWIWGAVFLLGLLVMVAVVLLAVMVKRKGNRFAVGGQFQSSGISNTAPSSVVHHISDSGLAVDLPSDVPYVKLDSPPSFDDTTYTNLPPDSLSGKLLPLEPPSVAPLPPKVEISSKPVTYATVIFPGKGKSGEAACEPAQEPPNSQAPPS, from the exons ATGGGCCCCaaactgctcctgctgctgctcctgggaCTAGTAG GCCAGGGCTCGACAGGCAGCCTCCCGGAGCTGCTGCAGGCGCCCAAGGGGAGCTCCATCCTGGTGCAGTGCCACTACCGACTCCAGGATGTCAAGGCACAAAAGGTGTGGTGCCAGGTCCTGCCAGAGGGATGCCAGCCCTTGGTGACATCAGCTGTGAATCGCGGGGCCCCAGCTGGCAGCCGCGTATTTCTCACCGACCTGGGGGGCGGCCTGCTCCAGGTGGAGATGCTTGCCCTGCGGGAGGAGGATGCTGGAGAGTATGCCTGTGTGGTGGAGGGCCTCTCGGGGCCCCAGACTGTGCACAGGGTCACTCTGGATGTGCTTCCTGCAG CTCCTGGcctgaaagaggaggaggaggagatccATCAGGATGGGACTCTGGGTGAGAGCTCCTCTTTGGACTCTGTAAACAGCGGCAGCCCTTTGGATACCAGCCAGGATAAGAAGAG ACCCTGGATTTGGGGTGCTGTGTTCCTGCTGGGCCTGCTGGTGATGGTGGCGGTGGTGCTGCTTGCTGTGATGGTCAAAAGGAAAG GAAACAGGTTTGCTGTCGGTGGACAATTTCAGAGCAGCGGAATCTCAAACACG GCTCCCTCCTCAGTGGTCCACCACATCAGTGACTCTGGACTGGCTGTTGATTTACCATCAGATGTACCATATGTCAAGCTTGACTCACCACCTTCCTTTGATGATACCACTTACACTAACCTTCCTCCTGATTCCCTGTCAGGGAAACTCCTACCCCTAGAACCACCCTCTGTGGCCCCTCTGCCTCCTAAGGTTGAGATCAGCTCCAAGCCTGTGACATACGCTACAGTCATCTTCCCTGGAAAGGGCAAGAGTGGAGAAGCCGCCTGCGAGCCAGCCCAGGAGCCGCCTAATAGCCAGGCTCCACCCAGCTGA